Proteins encoded by one window of Pseudomonadota bacterium:
- a CDS encoding PD-(D/E)XK nuclease family protein, giving the protein MNIDEFLRGLHGRLESFQHARELYAPRLAPDFNSFNVISPDEMRLSKILATLLDPAGEHAQGPAFLKAFLHWAQLEGYLAESNPVKVQTEVVTDRIDNPMRRMDIIIDFGDAAIVIENKPWTGDQSEQVSDYVKQVKSSHPNNFCLLYLSGTGEPPTEASVLPTNRAELERKEQLKVKPYSTLLDWLTGCKAVCQSERVRHFLDDFSDYIRQQFMGVHDMTEFNEISNAVRKTKETLRAALKVAANIDGIKIDLLDQLKAQLTDRVQKRSWILDWHIEYWNKYSCFGISFAKEQQQYEVWFEFDGKQCQGLHYGILDKNLLNQEEIRNRLNSNITTGKNGDGWLWRIDGPEPYLYWLNSEEPWMDIICNDKLADMVIEYAEKIYQAL; this is encoded by the coding sequence ATGAATATAGATGAATTTCTTAGAGGCCTACACGGAAGACTCGAAAGCTTTCAGCATGCACGGGAATTGTATGCACCACGGCTGGCCCCTGATTTTAATAGCTTTAATGTTATCTCTCCGGATGAAATGCGATTGTCAAAAATCCTGGCAACATTGCTTGATCCTGCCGGTGAACATGCACAAGGTCCAGCGTTTCTAAAGGCGTTCCTGCACTGGGCCCAACTTGAAGGCTACTTGGCTGAATCCAATCCGGTAAAGGTTCAAACTGAAGTGGTTACTGACCGCATCGACAATCCAATGCGCCGAATGGATATTATCATAGACTTCGGGGATGCGGCCATTGTCATCGAAAATAAGCCATGGACCGGCGATCAAAGTGAACAGGTAAGCGATTATGTCAAACAGGTGAAGAGTAGCCATCCTAACAATTTTTGCCTGTTATATTTATCTGGTACAGGCGAACCACCAACTGAAGCGAGTGTTTTGCCAACCAATAGGGCGGAATTAGAGAGAAAAGAACAGCTCAAAGTTAAACCATACTCTACCCTATTGGATTGGCTAACTGGCTGCAAGGCTGTCTGCCAGTCTGAAAGGGTAAGACATTTTCTTGATGATTTTTCGGATTATATCCGTCAGCAATTTATGGGGGTACACGACATGACTGAATTTAATGAAATCTCCAACGCCGTAAGAAAAACGAAGGAAACGCTTCGGGCAGCCCTTAAGGTAGCTGCCAATATTGACGGCATCAAGATAGATTTACTTGATCAGCTTAAAGCCCAACTTACCGACAGAGTTCAAAAAAGGTCCTGGATTCTTGACTGGCATATTGAGTATTGGAATAAATATTCATGTTTCGGGATTTCCTTTGCTAAGGAGCAACAACAATATGAAGTATGGTTTGAATTTGATGGCAAACAATGTCAGGGATTGCATTATGGTATATTAGATAAAAATCTCTTAAACCAAGAAGAAATCCGGAATCGCCTCAATAGCAATATTACAACTGGCAAAAATGGCGACGGGTGGCTTTGGAGAATAGATGGTCCTGAACCTTACCTTTATTGGCTCAATAGCGAAGAACCATGGATGGACATTATTTGCAACGATAAACTTGCGGATATGGTAATCGAGTATGCCGAGAAAATTTATCAAGCGTTGTAG
- a CDS encoding WG repeat-containing protein yields MDRRTFLKFLAGTGAMFSLWLTPSLNGKSRHTNIRYGFINRTGKIVIAPRFELALGFLDGRAAVQIDGKWGYIDENGKRVVPAQFDEAMDFNEGLACVELDGKCGYIDKSGKFAVPPQYELSFSAFSDGLACVRVNGKYGYINKTGKFVIDPVFEEASGFSEGLAKVKTCNKYSFTDKTGKQAFPYSFDGALPFSDGLASVVVDGQWGYIDKTGKMVIRHQYHGHEYFKEGMVPIMSEKKWGYIDKTGAVVIEPRYTLVGAFSKGLCPVEFDGKWGYIDAKGNMIIPPIFAHASEFSEGIADARNTENGRDGYINQKGKYVIKPQFYEACSFSEGLAVIGVEI; encoded by the coding sequence TTGGACAGACGAACATTTCTTAAGTTTCTTGCCGGCACGGGCGCCATGTTTTCACTTTGGCTCACACCCTCATTGAATGGCAAATCCCGCCATACAAACATCAGATATGGTTTTATCAACAGGACAGGTAAAATAGTCATTGCACCTCGCTTTGAATTAGCCTTAGGATTCTTGGATGGCCGCGCTGCTGTTCAGATCGATGGGAAATGGGGATATATAGATGAAAATGGTAAACGTGTCGTTCCGGCACAATTCGATGAAGCCATGGATTTTAATGAAGGTCTTGCATGTGTAGAGTTGGATGGAAAATGCGGTTATATCGATAAAAGTGGTAAATTCGCTGTCCCGCCACAATATGAACTTTCATTCTCCGCTTTTTCAGATGGCCTTGCATGTGTGAGGGTAAACGGCAAATATGGGTATATCAATAAAACAGGTAAGTTTGTAATTGATCCTGTATTTGAGGAAGCATCAGGATTCTCCGAAGGATTGGCAAAGGTAAAAACTTGCAACAAATATTCATTTACTGACAAGACAGGGAAACAGGCTTTCCCGTATTCCTTTGATGGAGCCCTTCCGTTCTCGGATGGGCTGGCAAGTGTCGTGGTTGACGGACAATGGGGATATATCGACAAAACCGGCAAAATGGTGATACGGCATCAGTATCATGGGCACGAGTATTTCAAGGAAGGCATGGTACCGATAATGAGTGAAAAAAAATGGGGGTATATCGATAAAACAGGAGCGGTTGTCATTGAACCTCGCTACACTTTAGTCGGAGCTTTTTCCAAAGGTCTCTGCCCCGTTGAATTCGATGGCAAATGGGGATATATTGATGCAAAAGGAAACATGATTATCCCGCCAATCTTTGCACATGCATCAGAGTTCAGTGAGGGGATAGCAGATGCACGAAATACTGAAAACGGTAGAGATGGATATATCAACCAAAAAGGCAAGTATGTTATTAAACCTCAGTTTTACGAAGCATGTTCATTCTCTGAAGGTCTTGCGGTAATAGGGGTAGAGATATAA
- a CDS encoding WYL domain-containing protein, whose translation MSYKFDSLAIILNKLDSKETVTVLSLTDELEVSGRTVHRYISTLQVAGFPIEYDKIKNSYVFTEGYTLKKPTLSLEETLAFALAKKLLINFGPGMEKSLSDIEDKLSPKKGDFKHIILSADALPVASEQYLGLIHQAITNYQRIKLVYKALYADNPTESSIDPYYLFFREGIWYLRGDYHLEKAARTFALDRIVSLTLLDEHFIPKPTSPDDELSAAFGAFIDGEPVEVVLRFDKLSKPLVLRKKWHKSQQIKELEDGGIEARFTVNGIKGIQPWIYRWIPFVEVIAPEELRDMFIKDLDEAIKRHKK comes from the coding sequence ATGTCATATAAGTTTGATTCACTTGCTATTATCCTCAACAAGCTTGACAGTAAAGAAACCGTAACGGTTTTATCTCTTACGGATGAGCTTGAGGTAAGCGGGAGAACCGTTCACAGATATATAAGTACGTTGCAGGTAGCTGGATTCCCTATTGAATACGATAAAATAAAGAATAGCTACGTTTTTACCGAAGGCTATACTCTTAAAAAACCGACCCTTTCGTTAGAGGAGACTCTTGCCTTTGCTCTTGCGAAGAAATTACTCATAAACTTCGGACCGGGTATGGAGAAAAGCCTTTCCGATATTGAGGATAAGCTTTCACCAAAAAAAGGGGACTTCAAACATATCATCCTATCTGCAGATGCTTTGCCTGTAGCATCTGAGCAGTATCTTGGTCTTATACACCAGGCCATAACGAATTATCAGAGGATCAAGCTCGTGTATAAAGCGCTGTATGCTGATAATCCAACGGAAAGTAGTATAGACCCATACTATTTGTTTTTCAGAGAAGGCATCTGGTATCTCAGGGGAGATTATCATCTGGAAAAAGCTGCAAGAACCTTCGCCCTTGACAGGATAGTTTCTTTAACGCTTCTTGATGAGCACTTTATCCCGAAGCCTACCTCCCCTGATGATGAGCTGTCCGCTGCCTTCGGGGCATTTATTGACGGTGAGCCTGTAGAAGTCGTACTGAGGTTTGACAAACTGAGCAAGCCACTTGTCCTGAGAAAGAAATGGCATAAAAGCCAGCAGATTAAAGAGCTTGAGGACGGAGGTATAGAGGCAAGATTCACTGTAAACGGCATAAAAGGCATACAACCATGGATCTACAGGTGGATACCTTTTGTAGAGGTTATTGCCCCTGAAGAGTTAAGAGATATGTTTATCAAGGATCTTGACGAAGCCATTAAAAGACATAAGAAATGA